The following DNA comes from Flavobacterium sp. N3904.
AAACGTGTAAATATGAAATATCCATTTCGTTTAAAAAATGATAGGTTTCGAAGAAATGCTCATCGGTTTCACCCGGAAATCCAACAATCACATCCACACCTATACAAGCATGTGGCATAACTTCACGAATCTTATTCACACGTTCTGTATACACTTCACGTAAATATCGGCGTTTCATTAACTTCAAAATTTCGTTACTGCCCGATTGCAACGGAATGTGAAAATGCGGTACAAAAGTTCTGCTTTTGGACACAAATTCTATTGTTTCATTTTTCAATAAATTGGGTTCTATCGAAGAAATTCGCAGTCTTTCGATTCCTTCTACTTTATCCAATGCCTGAACCAATTCCAGAAAAGTATGTTCGTGTTTTTTATTCCCAAACTCGCCTTTTCCATAATCGCCAATATTCACGCCTGTAAGAACTATTTCTTTAATATTTTGTTTCGAAATATCTGAAGCATTTTTCAAGACATTTTCCAATTCATCACTTCTTGAAATTCCACGTGCCAAAGGAATGGTACAATACGTACATTTATAATCGCAACCGTCTTGCACTTTCAAGAATGCTCGGGTCCTGTCCCCAATCGAATAACTTCCCACATAAAAATCAGCTTCGGCAATCTCGCAAGAATGCACTTCGCCAAAATCATTTTTCGATAAATCATTGATATAATCGGCTAATTTGAATTTTTCGGTAGCACCAAGAACCAAGTCCACTCCATCAACATTGGCCAATTCTTCTGGTTTCAACTGCGCATAACACCCTACAGCGGCAACAAATGCCTTATCATTCAATTTCATCGCCTTACGCACCACTTGCTTGAACTGCTTATCAGCATTTTCTGTAACCGAACAGGTATTTATTACATACATATCGGCCACTTCCTCAAAATCTACTCTGTCAAAACCTTCGTCTTGCAGATTACGAGCTATAGTTGATGTTTCCGAAAAATTAAGTTTACAACCAAGGGTATAAAAAGCGACTTTTTTTCTATTTTCCATAATTTGTCTTAAACTAATGAAATCGTTGTCAAAAAATTTAAGTGTGCAAATTTACGAACAAAAATCAATACTATAAAGCTGATGAATATTTATTATTGACTCAATTCCCTGTCTTTAGGGATGATTTTGCTTTTTCCACCGATTAAAACTGATTAAACAGGTATAATAAAAAACTTTATTTTTACCTTCAAGGTTTTGTTCTTATTTATTTAAGTATTAATTTCACGATTCCAAAAACAAGCTAATGGCAGCAACTTTACATTACCACATGAAGTTGCCATTTATCGTTATTCATAAAACTTAATTATTTTAAAAAATAATTTAGAAATAACGAAATATTATATGATTTTATCTGTTTAAGAATAGAGAAATTAATAGCCGCATCTTTTGCGCTAACTAATCTTAAAAAAATCGTTCTGTAGAAGTAAAACTATATTTAAACAATTAATGGGGCTAGCCGAAAACCATAAAGAGTAGGTCATAATTAAATTAAAATTTCAAAAATGAAAGTATTCATCCTCACAATCTCCCTACTAATTGCCACGCTTAACTCAAAAGCACAAAACAATCCGACAACTACGAATCCATTTCCAACAATAAATACCCTGACCACTTGGGCAAGTTATAATTCACAGGCAAAATTCAATATTGAAATAAGAAGTATCGGTTTTAAATTTGAAGAAAAATCAGTTGAACCGGCATCAACCTCGTATACCTATATTAGAAAAGTTTCTGTTGACAACATTAACTATACCGATAGAATTGTTTATCGAGTTGCAAATGATAACTCTGCCAGTATAATATCATTGGTAACAGCTTCAACCGATTTGGTTTCTTTATACACACCGCAACTTGCTACATACAAAATCGGCAAATGCGACAATGAAATGTCTAAAGACAAAAAAACAACTTGTACCTGCTATGAAAATGCCAACTTTGATATTGATGTTTGCGATGAAAGAGTCAAACTAACGATGGGCGATGGCAATAATTATTTTATTTCGGTAGCAAAAAAATAATTATTGAATGAAAATTTTATAAAAAATCCGTTACCGTTATTTTGAACGTTAACGGATTTTTTTTTGTGAAAACAATTATAAATTGGGATTTTTCATTTCGTACCAAACTTCTTCTTCCCCATCGTATTCGAAAGAATTGACGTAATGCATTCCCAGTTTTTCGAGAATATTTCTGGAACTTTTATTTCCTACATCTGCATAAGCATAAAGAATATCAACTTTCATTTGGTTAAAAGCATAATCAACAAACGCCAATCCTGCCTCAGTTGCATAGCCTTTCCCCCAATTTTTCTGTATAAAGCGATATCCTATCTCATAAAAATTTTGATGATTATTAATGGAATCCTTAATAAATTTAATTCCAGACCAACCCAGAAACTCATTTGTTTCTTTTAGGATTACCGCCCAGCGTCCTATTCCATTATCATGATATTGCTGTTGCACATTTTTGATATAAACCCTACTTTCATCAATATGAATTACAGGCTTATTCCCTAAAAAACGATGCACTTCAGGATCTGAATCCAATTCAAACATTCCAATATCATCAGTAGCGACAAATTCTCGCAAAAGCAATCGATTCGTTTCCAAACAAGCTTTCATTCGTTTAAAATATATTTTTTAATTGCTTCGGCAACACCATGGTTGTTATTTGATGCCACTATAAAATCTCCCTTTTCTCTTAATTCTGGAGTGACATTGTCTACCCATATTCCTAAACCCGCGTATTCAATCATGGTCAAATCATTGCCTGCGTTCCCAATTGCAATAATCTCGCTTTGATGAATGCTTAATTTCTCGGCCAATTTCTTAAGACTGTAGGCTTTGTCAATTCCATTTTGAGCCACTTCAAGAAAAAAGGGTTTTGACATTGAAACACTTAAATGTGGCATGGCCAATTTCAAATCATCTTCAACCGTTTTTAAATAAGAAGGCTCTTCAAGCAAAATACATTTAACTGCATTACCGGTTACAGCTTCTTTAAAACTAGTTACTTTATTATGTGCCAAACCGGTAATGTGTTTTTCAATATCGATATATTCCGAATCCGTTTCGCTTACAATTTCATCATTTAAATACGTAATTATATGTGTTTTGTTTTTAACACTGTAATCATATAAATCATGAATCTGTTCTTTGGTCAAAGTTTGTTCAAAAAGAATTGTATTGTCTTTTAAGTCAGTAATAACTGCTCCATTGTAGGAAAGCATGAATGAATTATAGAAATCCATTTTCAATTCTTTGGCATACGCAGTCATTGCCGAGGTTGGTCTTCCAGAAGCCAAAACTACATAAACTCCCATTTCTTGGGCTTTAAAAATCATTGCTGCATTCTCTTTTGATATTTTATGATCATCGGTCAACAAAGTGTCATCCATGTCTAAAACTATCATTTTGTATTGTGTTTGTTTCATTATAAAATTATTATAAAAAAACCTTGACACTATTTACAGTCTCAAGGTTTTTCAAAAAAATTAAAATCAATTTAATTTAACTAGATACTCAACCTAAATTCCTTAATAACTGGATTTGCTTTTGCGAAATCTGTTTCTTGAATAAATACCTCAACAGCTGAGTCTAAATTTGGAAAACCTGACATTCTAGCTGATTGGATATTGTTTTTAATTTCAGTTTCTACCCCTGCTTCTTCAATTTTTTCTTTTAGTGCTAAAGCTAAAATTTCACTTCCCGAAAATACTTTCATTAATCCCATGATTCTTTTATTTTAAATTATTAATATCTCAAACCATTAAACTAAAAAGCGTCTAAATCTTGTCTGTTTTTTTTGAATTCTGCTTTCTATCTACTGATTTACTCTAAACTCTATTCTTCCTCGTCTTCTTCAATTTCCTCATCTTCTTCCTCAAAATCATCAACATCTTGATCTTCAGATTCTTCTTCGTCTAAATCCTCTTCGTCTTCATCATATTCATCATCAAAGTCAAATACATAAGGTTCCAATAACATTTTTTCAGCCAGAATTTCTATTCTTTCTGTAAGTTTTTCAGAGAAAATAATACGTTGTGTTTTGGCTATGCTATTAGAAATGCGCATAATTTTTGTTTCATGACGCAATTTTAAAATTGGGTCGGCATCATCCAGAATAAACATTTTCAAGCGGTTTACATTATAACCAGCTGTGGTGAACATCTCACTCAATTTATTTGGAGTACCAATAAGTACATCTATCCCAGTAGAAATGTAATTTTTATCATATTCCATATCGCCTTTATCATGTACCCCATACACTCTCAAGTTAGTGTAATTACCCAACTTTTCAAATAGTTCTTCCATCTCCAAAACCTTAGCTTTGTCTTCTACAATAATTAATGCGCGTGGTGATTCTTCGCCTTCGCAAACTAATTGCTGAATTACATTAATCACAATTGTTGTAGATTTCCCCGAACCGCTTGGTGAAATAATAATAGCATCCGAACCACTTTTTATAGTCGAAAAAGTTTCTTTTTGCATAGCATACGCTTCGGTTAATCCGTTCTCGATTAATGCCAATTGCAATACTTCGTTTATTTTTTTTAATTTCATTTTTATAATTTTATTTACTTGCAAAAGCTTTAACATCACTTTCAGAAATCTCACTTCCTCCAAGTATTATCAAACGTTCTACTACGTTTCTCAATTCTCTAATATTTCCTGTCCAATCGTATTTTTGCAATAAATCTACTGCTTCCTTTGAAAAATGCTTGACTGTATTTCCTTGCTCATCAGCAATTTTACTCGTAAAATGTTCTATCAATGCTGGAATATCCTCTCTTCTATCATTCAACGATGGAACATTTATCAAAATTACGGCCAAACGATGGTATAAATCTTCCCTAAAACGACCTTCGGCAATTTCAGTTTTCAAATTTTTATTAGTTGCAGCTATAACACGCACATCAATTTTAATATCGTTATCTGCACCAACTCTGGAAATAATACCTTCCTGAAGCGCTCTCAAAACTTTGGCCTGAGCAGACAAACTCATATCTCCTATCTCATCCAAGAAAATTGTTCCTTTATTGGCTACTTCAAATTTTCCAGCACGATCTTTTACAGCCGATGTAAAGGCTCCTTTGACATGTCCAAACAATTCACTTTCTATCAATTCAGCCGGAATAGCAGCACAATTGACTTCTACCATTGGCGCAGTCGAGCGATCACTTTTGTCATGTAATTGATGGGCCACCAATTCTTTTCCTGTCCCGTTTGGTCCGGTAATCAAAACTCGGGCATCGGTTCTAGCCACTTTATCAATCATTAATTTTACATGATTAATAGTTTCGCTATCCCCTATTATTTCATATTTTTTACTGACTTTTTTCTTTAGTATTTTATTCTCTACAACGAGTTTTTTTCTGTCCAGCGCATTTCGAACCGTATTCAATAATCGGTTTAAATCTGGTGGTTTTGATATATAATCAAAAGCTCCCAATCGCATGGTATTGATTGCCGTTTCCATATCCCCATGCCCTGAAATCATTACGATAGGGATTTCAGAATCGATTTTTTTTACTGCTTCCAATAACTCAACACCGTCCATTCTTGGCATTTTTATATCGCATAAAACTAAATCATAGTCGTTACCTTTTATTTTTTCAAGACCAATAACTCCGTCCTCGGCAACTTCAACTTGATAAGACTCATTTTCTTCTGTCAGAATGCGTGCAAGCACTCTTCTGATTGGTTCTTCGTCTTCAATGATTAGAATTTTTGACATAAATAAAGACTTTTTTTGACTTATTATTTCACCATAGTAACAACTCGTTGAGGAAATGGCATTGTAATATTATTTTTTCTAAACTCAGCATCTATTTTAAATCGAATATCGCTTTGTATCCTTGGACTTTGCATTCCATTTTCAACATAGAAATATACAGAAAATTTCAGAGATGAATCACCAAAATCTTCAAAATATACTTGAAATTCATTATCCAACAAAACTCCATCAATAGAAGACACACATTCTATCAATAATTTTTTCACTAATAGAACATCACTGCCATAGGCTACTCCCAAACTTACACTTTCTCTATTAGAGAAATTATTTTGGGTCCAGTTCAATAATGGCTCATTCATGAATTTATGATTTGGAATCACCACAACACGGTCATTTCTGGTAACCATAATTGTTGTTCGCAACCGAATGTTGGTTACCCTTCCTATTTTATTATCAACTTCAATAATATCTCCTACATGCAGTGACTTGTCTAAAATCATTAAAACACCCGAAAAAACATCTTGTACAAATGTTTGCAATGCTAAGCCTAAAGCTACAAAAATTGCTGCTGAATAGGTATAAAATAAACCCATATTTACACCGCAGGAATGCAACGTAAATAAGATAACTATAAAATAAA
Coding sequences within:
- the mtaB gene encoding tRNA (N(6)-L-threonylcarbamoyladenosine(37)-C(2))-methylthiotransferase MtaB; protein product: MENRKKVAFYTLGCKLNFSETSTIARNLQDEGFDRVDFEEVADMYVINTCSVTENADKQFKQVVRKAMKLNDKAFVAAVGCYAQLKPEELANVDGVDLVLGATEKFKLADYINDLSKNDFGEVHSCEIAEADFYVGSYSIGDRTRAFLKVQDGCDYKCTYCTIPLARGISRSDELENVLKNASDISKQNIKEIVLTGVNIGDYGKGEFGNKKHEHTFLELVQALDKVEGIERLRISSIEPNLLKNETIEFVSKSRTFVPHFHIPLQSGSNEILKLMKRRYLREVYTERVNKIREVMPHACIGVDVIVGFPGETDEHFFETYHFLNEMDISYLHVFTYSERDNTEAAEMEGVVPGNVRAKRSKMLRGLSVKKRRAFYESQLGSNRTVLFESENKEGYIHGFTENYVKVKTPWNPELVNTLHDINLTKIDEDGSVRMDFLNVLI
- a CDS encoding mechanosensitive ion channel family protein, whose product is MLEDLNKILNYDIIKTATITFTVMHLVILIGVLVLTSIVLKGYRKLITRHLSKEDELKFISIFQFVKFVIYFIVILFTLHSCGVNMGLFYTYSAAIFVALGLALQTFVQDVFSGVLMILDKSLHVGDIIEVDNKIGRVTNIRLRTTIMVTRNDRVVVIPNHKFMNEPLLNWTQNNFSNRESVSLGVAYGSDVLLVKKLLIECVSSIDGVLLDNEFQVYFEDFGDSSLKFSVYFYVENGMQSPRIQSDIRFKIDAEFRKNNITMPFPQRVVTMVK
- a CDS encoding Cof-type HAD-IIB family hydrolase, which translates into the protein MKQTQYKMIVLDMDDTLLTDDHKISKENAAMIFKAQEMGVYVVLASGRPTSAMTAYAKELKMDFYNSFMLSYNGAVITDLKDNTILFEQTLTKEQIHDLYDYSVKNKTHIITYLNDEIVSETDSEYIDIEKHITGLAHNKVTSFKEAVTGNAVKCILLEEPSYLKTVEDDLKLAMPHLSVSMSKPFFLEVAQNGIDKAYSLKKLAEKLSIHQSEIIAIGNAGNDLTMIEYAGLGIWVDNVTPELREKGDFIVASNNNHGVAEAIKKYILNE
- a CDS encoding sigma-54-dependent transcriptional regulator; its protein translation is MSKILIIEDEEPIRRVLARILTEENESYQVEVAEDGVIGLEKIKGNDYDLVLCDIKMPRMDGVELLEAVKKIDSEIPIVMISGHGDMETAINTMRLGAFDYISKPPDLNRLLNTVRNALDRKKLVVENKILKKKVSKKYEIIGDSETINHVKLMIDKVARTDARVLITGPNGTGKELVAHQLHDKSDRSTAPMVEVNCAAIPAELIESELFGHVKGAFTSAVKDRAGKFEVANKGTIFLDEIGDMSLSAQAKVLRALQEGIISRVGADNDIKIDVRVIAATNKNLKTEIAEGRFREDLYHRLAVILINVPSLNDRREDIPALIEHFTSKIADEQGNTVKHFSKEAVDLLQKYDWTGNIRELRNVVERLIILGGSEISESDVKAFASK
- a CDS encoding putative signal transducing protein — translated: MGLMKVFSGSEILALALKEKIEEAGVETEIKNNIQSARMSGFPNLDSAVEVFIQETDFAKANPVIKEFRLSI
- a CDS encoding DEAD/DEAH box helicase; protein product: MKLKKINEVLQLALIENGLTEAYAMQKETFSTIKSGSDAIIISPSGSGKSTTIVINVIQQLVCEGEESPRALIIVEDKAKVLEMEELFEKLGNYTNLRVYGVHDKGDMEYDKNYISTGIDVLIGTPNKLSEMFTTAGYNVNRLKMFILDDADPILKLRHETKIMRISNSIAKTQRIIFSEKLTERIEILAEKMLLEPYVFDFDDEYDEDEEDLDEEESEDQDVDDFEEEDEEIEEDEEE
- a CDS encoding GNAT family N-acetyltransferase translates to MKACLETNRLLLREFVATDDIGMFELDSDPEVHRFLGNKPVIHIDESRVYIKNVQQQYHDNGIGRWAVILKETNEFLGWSGIKFIKDSINNHQNFYEIGYRFIQKNWGKGYATEAGLAFVDYAFNQMKVDILYAYADVGNKSSRNILEKLGMHYVNSFEYDGEEEVWYEMKNPNL